In one window of Halobacteriovorax sp. HLS DNA:
- the mrdA gene encoding penicillin-binding protein 2 gives MFGEDDIVRSHKGRADLIFNIVLACFLIILIRLWYLQIHKGDEFYKYSVQNRLRKEVVKAPRGMIFSRNNKLLVHNTPRFDAIIVPQYLTNKKQTLKKLSLILNMSEKSILNVLRKNSYQARYRPIIIKKNISRKEVAIIETENSKMPGVSVQTFISREYSEKEVGSHALGYISEISQQQIPTYRERDNFNYRIGDFIGQAGIEKNLDLNLRGTDGYQFMEVDARGRMKRLIKGKNLFAGIENKSAIPGDNIRLTIDRDMQRTAYNSLEGKVGSVVAVDVNSGEILAMISRPSFDPSEFSKGLTAKYWKKLSNDEFKPMTDRTIQEHYSPGSTFKTFTALAALEEGIVTANQEISCPPTFRLGRRVYHDWKRGGHGLTDVYKSLRRSVDVYFYKIATKLDIDILSGYAKQFGFGTKTGIALPREIPGLIPTKEWKLKKDGIPWQKGETVSCVIGQSYVLATPLQLALAYASIANGGKLYRPYLIKEIFSSDGTILEKFEPHIVSESTIKKENLEHVKKGLYQVVNHPKGTAWWHRGRGIRMAGKTGTSQVRSMSKKELFSKCKDMPYKDRHHGIFVGFAPFDNPKIAVAAVVEHGCSGSGAAAPVVKNVVTTFMKKYEKKLFEKYEQEDKAYALKLYLEDKKRREKLKAEAATDEEASDDED, from the coding sequence ATGTTTGGTGAAGATGACATTGTTCGTTCCCATAAAGGTCGAGCGGACTTAATATTTAATATAGTCCTAGCTTGCTTTCTTATTATACTTATACGTTTGTGGTATCTACAAATTCATAAAGGTGATGAGTTCTATAAGTATTCTGTTCAAAATAGACTTCGTAAGGAAGTGGTTAAAGCGCCTCGTGGAATGATTTTTTCACGTAATAATAAATTACTTGTTCATAATACACCTCGTTTTGATGCGATAATTGTTCCTCAGTATTTAACGAACAAAAAACAAACATTAAAGAAATTGTCTTTAATTCTTAATATGTCTGAAAAAAGTATTCTTAATGTATTAAGAAAGAATTCATATCAAGCAAGATATCGACCAATTATTATAAAGAAGAATATCTCTAGAAAGGAAGTTGCAATAATAGAAACAGAGAACTCTAAAATGCCAGGAGTAAGTGTTCAAACTTTTATCTCTAGAGAATACTCCGAAAAAGAAGTTGGAAGCCATGCTCTTGGATATATCTCGGAGATTTCTCAACAACAAATACCTACCTACAGAGAAAGAGATAATTTCAACTATAGAATAGGCGACTTTATTGGGCAGGCAGGAATTGAAAAGAACTTGGATCTAAACCTTAGAGGTACTGATGGTTATCAATTCATGGAAGTTGATGCCAGAGGTAGAATGAAGCGTTTAATTAAGGGGAAAAACCTATTCGCTGGAATTGAGAATAAGAGTGCAATTCCAGGTGATAATATTCGCCTAACAATAGATCGTGATATGCAAAGAACAGCGTATAACTCTTTGGAAGGCAAGGTCGGTAGTGTTGTTGCGGTAGACGTAAACTCGGGAGAAATCTTAGCAATGATTTCTAGACCTAGTTTTGATCCTTCAGAGTTCTCAAAAGGATTAACAGCAAAGTATTGGAAGAAGCTAAGTAATGATGAGTTTAAGCCAATGACGGATAGAACTATTCAGGAGCATTATTCTCCAGGATCAACATTTAAAACCTTTACGGCCCTAGCAGCTTTAGAAGAAGGGATTGTCACTGCAAATCAAGAAATTAGTTGTCCACCTACTTTTAGATTAGGAAGAAGAGTTTATCACGACTGGAAAAGAGGAGGACATGGATTAACTGATGTTTACAAATCATTAAGAAGATCTGTTGATGTTTACTTCTATAAAATAGCCACCAAATTAGACATTGATATTTTAAGTGGATATGCAAAGCAATTTGGTTTTGGAACTAAAACAGGAATAGCACTACCGCGTGAGATTCCTGGCTTGATTCCAACTAAAGAATGGAAACTAAAAAAAGATGGAATACCTTGGCAAAAAGGTGAGACTGTCTCTTGCGTTATTGGACAGTCCTATGTTTTAGCTACGCCACTTCAATTGGCATTGGCCTATGCATCTATTGCTAATGGGGGGAAGCTATATCGTCCTTATCTAATCAAGGAAATTTTCTCAAGTGATGGAACTATTCTTGAAAAGTTCGAACCTCACATTGTGAGTGAATCTACTATTAAAAAAGAGAACTTAGAACATGTAAAAAAAGGATTATATCAAGTTGTTAATCATCCAAAGGGAACTGCTTGGTGGCATAGAGGAAGAGGAATAAGAATGGCCGGGAAAACTGGAACTTCCCAAGTACGTAGTATGTCTAAAAAAGAATTGTTCTCTAAGTGTAAAGACATGCCTTATAAAGACAGGCATCATGGTATATTTGTTGGATTTGCTCCCTTTGATAATCCAAAAATTGCCGTTGCTGCTGTTGTTGAGCATGGATGCTCTGGTTCTGGAGCAGCTGCACCTGTTGTAAAGAATGTAGTGACTACATTTATGAAAAAATATGAAAAAAAGTTATTCGAAAAATATGAACAAGAAGATAAGGCCTACGCGCTTAAGCTTTATTTAGAAGATAAGAAACGAAGAGAAAAACTGAAGGCCGAAGCCGCAACGGATGAGGAAGCTTCAGATGACGAAGATTAA
- the rodA gene encoding rod shape-determining protein RodA → MNTTAIIEALKKYDFSFFGICGAIFLMGVVNLYSATHASSSAHMASLYKVQIGWYAVSLLGGVVISFIQPKNFFRFSWLIYGVNVFLLILVLFLGHKGMGAQRWLVVGPVRIQPSELMKMSVILVLARWYAKTDPDKAIGFRELMIPFVIAFIPALLTILEPDLGTGLLILLIFFVVTFYRKLKWKTIMVLGVIGIISGGVMYQFGLKEYQRKRILTFINPTADAKGSGYNAIQSKIAIGSGKVIGKGFKKSSQASLNYLPENHTDFVFSIFNEEHGFVGSLFLISLFLVLFYRFIWLAQSVPRIFESIVVIGIMSIFFWHTFINMGMVTGIMPIVGLPLPLMSYGGSSLLTFGFCCGIATSISNSRNLF, encoded by the coding sequence ATGAATACAACAGCAATAATTGAAGCACTTAAGAAGTATGACTTCAGCTTTTTTGGAATATGTGGAGCAATTTTTTTAATGGGAGTTGTAAACCTATACTCTGCAACTCATGCTTCATCTTCTGCGCACATGGCCAGTTTATATAAAGTTCAAATAGGTTGGTATGCAGTCTCACTACTAGGGGGTGTAGTAATTAGTTTTATTCAGCCTAAGAACTTCTTTAGGTTCTCTTGGCTTATATATGGTGTGAATGTATTTCTCCTAATTTTAGTTCTCTTTTTGGGGCATAAAGGTATGGGAGCGCAAAGATGGCTAGTGGTAGGACCTGTTAGAATTCAACCATCTGAACTTATGAAGATGTCTGTCATTTTAGTACTTGCTAGATGGTATGCTAAAACTGATCCAGATAAAGCAATTGGATTTAGAGAATTAATGATTCCTTTTGTTATTGCTTTCATTCCAGCATTACTAACTATACTAGAACCTGACTTGGGAACAGGTTTACTTATTCTGTTAATTTTCTTTGTTGTCACGTTTTATAGAAAGCTAAAGTGGAAAACGATAATGGTCTTAGGAGTCATTGGTATAATAAGCGGTGGTGTGATGTACCAGTTCGGCTTAAAAGAGTATCAAAGAAAGAGAATCTTAACCTTTATTAATCCAACAGCAGACGCAAAGGGTTCTGGTTATAATGCTATTCAATCTAAAATCGCAATCGGATCAGGAAAAGTAATAGGTAAAGGGTTTAAAAAGTCTTCACAGGCGTCTTTGAATTACTTGCCCGAGAATCACACAGACTTTGTCTTTTCAATTTTTAATGAAGAGCATGGCTTTGTTGGTTCACTATTTTTAATTTCACTCTTTCTTGTCCTATTTTACAGATTCATTTGGTTGGCACAGTCAGTGCCCCGGATCTTTGAATCCATCGTAGTCATTGGGATAATGTCGATTTTCTTTTGGCATACCTTTATAAATATGGGGATGGTTACTGGTATAATGCCTATTGTTGGTTTACCTCTTCCGCTCATGAGTTATGGAGGTTCTAGTTTACTTACTTTTGGCTTCTGTTGCGGTATTGCAACTTCTATCAGTAATTCTAGAAACTTGTTCTAA
- a CDS encoding endonuclease/exonuclease/phosphatase family protein, which translates to MSKILLIVLANITACFATNFTISTQNLWHYTKSYESRLDSLIQNIDTEKAEIMTFQEAWKSIGGKSLFNVFIENEELNVHYYKTNNTIIMREGLAIASTYEQVGKKLAYTLPHSKKIFGKRIMIVSKIRLSNEKEIYVINVHFSPFEDRKHERVDQLNFVIDKIRNHFSDRPVLLTGDFNQDQDDEFYRPLYDLGFRESARKDQIGCTFCSENPLTDAPFNSKLDYIFYQEEFLKLENVRKTFTENPISDHFGLRAEFSFH; encoded by the coding sequence ATGTCTAAAATACTATTGATAGTACTCGCTAATATTACGGCATGCTTTGCCACTAACTTCACCATTAGTACTCAGAACCTATGGCACTACACTAAGTCCTACGAGTCGCGACTAGACTCTCTTATTCAAAATATTGATACAGAAAAAGCTGAAATTATGACTTTCCAGGAAGCTTGGAAGAGTATCGGTGGCAAAAGCTTATTCAATGTATTTATAGAAAATGAAGAACTAAACGTACATTACTATAAAACTAATAATACAATTATTATGCGAGAAGGGCTTGCTATTGCTTCAACCTATGAACAAGTTGGAAAGAAGTTAGCCTATACGCTACCTCATTCTAAAAAAATTTTTGGTAAGAGAATAATGATAGTCTCAAAAATAAGATTATCTAATGAAAAAGAAATCTATGTTATTAATGTTCACTTCTCACCCTTTGAAGATCGAAAACATGAAAGAGTTGATCAGTTAAATTTCGTGATAGATAAGATTAGAAATCACTTCTCTGACAGACCTGTATTACTTACTGGAGACTTTAATCAAGATCAGGATGATGAGTTCTACAGGCCGTTATATGACCTAGGCTTTAGAGAAAGTGCTAGAAAAGATCAGATAGGATGTACCTTCTGTAGCGAAAATCCGCTTACAGATGCTCCTTTTAATAGCAAGCTTGATTATATTTTCTATCAAGAAGAATTTCTAAAATTAGAGAACGTTAGGAAAACTTTTACAGAAAATCCTATTTCAGATCACTTTGGATTGCGAGCAGAGTTTAGTTTTCATTAA
- a CDS encoding MarR family winged helix-turn-helix transcriptional regulator — protein MKRVSNIGGLLKRLYRMYNSQLLQVLESKGFTDLRPSFLEVLLYICENEGPSIKDIGSGCGLKKQTMTSHLNELEKRGYIFRQVNSSDKREQKIYLTEYGEKFKLNLFECLTNIENEYSILVGEVEMDRIEHVLENYHTRLTTNQIQRKASQAFQNLTLDF, from the coding sequence ATGAAAAGAGTTTCTAATATTGGTGGTCTATTAAAAAGACTTTACCGTATGTACAATTCACAATTATTACAGGTGCTGGAATCAAAAGGGTTCACAGACTTGCGTCCTAGCTTTCTAGAAGTATTACTCTATATTTGCGAAAATGAAGGTCCATCTATCAAAGATATTGGATCAGGTTGTGGTCTAAAAAAGCAGACTATGACAAGTCATCTTAATGAGCTTGAAAAAAGAGGATATATATTTAGACAAGTAAACTCATCTGATAAGAGAGAGCAAAAAATCTACCTTACAGAATATGGCGAGAAGTTTAAATTAAACCTTTTTGAATGCCTTACTAATATCGAAAATGAGTATTCTATTTTAGTAGGTGAAGTTGAAATGGATAGAATCGAGCACGTTCTAGAAAACTATCATACGAGGCTTACTACAAATCAAATCCAGAGAAAAGCTTCTCAGGCATTTCAAAACTTAACTCTAGATTTCTAG
- a CDS encoding rhodanese-like domain-containing protein — protein MDLKLFQMLEFMNNRLSNIEKNISRIDEKLEFSLSLQRNHLIRVKNGEYIDDSNILMGRPYNDLSPQKALEIYNNPDLDYIILDVSNESYQAPIKLDGCIKISLEDLNTRYAELQSKTTPILIFSEQGLRSIQACEMLIKKGFFNLNNVSGGYRFWPNLENQNSVKRA, from the coding sequence ATGGATTTAAAATTATTTCAAATGCTTGAGTTTATGAATAATAGACTTAGCAATATCGAGAAAAACATTTCAAGAATAGATGAGAAGTTAGAGTTTTCACTTTCTTTGCAACGTAATCACTTAATCAGAGTAAAGAACGGTGAGTATATTGATGATTCAAATATTCTAATGGGTAGGCCTTATAATGACCTTAGTCCACAAAAGGCCCTAGAGATTTATAATAATCCAGACCTCGACTATATTATACTAGATGTTTCTAATGAAAGTTATCAAGCTCCTATAAAGCTTGATGGATGTATAAAGATTTCCCTAGAAGATTTAAATACGAGATATGCGGAGCTGCAAAGTAAGACTACACCTATTCTTATTTTTTCTGAACAAGGCTTAAGATCAATTCAGGCCTGTGAAATGTTAATTAAGAAAGGTTTTTTCAATTTAAATAATGTCTCTGGTGGATATAGATTTTGGCCAAATCTTGAAAATCAAAACTCTGTAAAGAGGGCCTAA
- a CDS encoding HD domain-containing protein, with the protein MEVRDPVHGSIHILDEEIAIIQHEFFQRLRNIKQLGFSEYVFPGATHTRFIHSIGVMNIGDKAFDKLFKGRSYTKDILRIKETFKLACLLHDIGHAPLSHSTESVMPSLNELKIPPRFLSEKDKSSNRQATHEDYTIKAIADSSFAESFADVEKSFGVERKFIADLIRGDTDEASYFTIDGIDYFILLHQLVSSELDCDRMDYLLRDSYFCGVSYGSYDLDWLLDNLEPAIIDKKAYLGISERAVVTFDDFLLSRYHMFVMVYFHYRAVCLEQLLFKYFETSKGEYTIPADIEEYIEHDDHHLMKIMRKSNNPYAQSIVKNKIPQKIFESFNNSQVKQLEIVQNYLENEGIEYIRCSSKGRLSKYYSAEDGHNKYSMKVVRKTFGNEGKEYFNINKATDLFTKFSNAHSINRLHCDTSLLTESQMTKIHELTKQ; encoded by the coding sequence ATGGAAGTTAGAGATCCTGTACACGGTTCAATACATATTTTAGATGAAGAAATTGCAATAATTCAGCATGAATTCTTCCAACGACTAAGAAATATTAAACAACTTGGTTTTTCAGAATATGTATTCCCTGGGGCCACTCACACCAGGTTCATCCATTCAATTGGAGTTATGAATATTGGAGACAAGGCCTTTGATAAATTATTTAAAGGACGCTCTTACACTAAAGATATTCTTAGAATAAAAGAAACTTTTAAGCTCGCTTGCCTTCTACATGATATTGGACACGCTCCTCTTTCTCACTCCACAGAGTCGGTGATGCCTAGCTTAAATGAATTAAAAATACCTCCTCGTTTTCTCAGTGAAAAAGATAAGAGCTCAAATAGACAGGCCACTCACGAAGATTACACAATTAAGGCCATCGCGGATAGTTCCTTTGCAGAATCATTTGCAGATGTTGAAAAGTCTTTTGGAGTTGAAAGGAAGTTCATCGCAGATTTAATTCGTGGTGATACTGACGAAGCCAGCTATTTCACTATTGATGGAATTGATTACTTTATCCTCCTCCACCAATTAGTCTCAAGTGAGCTTGATTGTGACAGAATGGATTACTTACTAAGAGATAGCTACTTCTGTGGTGTTAGTTATGGTTCTTATGACCTTGACTGGCTACTCGATAACCTAGAGCCAGCTATCATTGATAAGAAAGCCTACCTAGGGATTTCAGAAAGAGCAGTTGTTACTTTTGATGACTTTTTACTAAGTAGATATCATATGTTCGTAATGGTTTACTTCCATTATAGAGCGGTTTGTCTTGAGCAGCTCCTATTTAAATACTTCGAAACATCAAAAGGGGAATACACTATTCCTGCGGATATCGAAGAATATATTGAGCACGATGACCATCACTTAATGAAAATTATGAGAAAGAGTAATAACCCTTACGCTCAATCAATTGTAAAAAATAAAATACCGCAAAAAATATTTGAATCTTTTAATAATTCTCAAGTAAAGCAGCTAGAAATTGTTCAAAACTACCTTGAAAATGAAGGAATTGAGTATATTCGCTGCTCTTCAAAGGGAAGATTATCTAAGTACTACAGTGCGGAAGATGGTCATAATAAGTACTCAATGAAAGTTGTAAGAAAAACATTTGGTAATGAAGGCAAGGAGTACTTTAATATTAATAAAGCTACGGACTTATTTACTAAATTCTCAAATGCTCATTCCATAAATAGACTCCATTGTGACACAAGTTTACTAACTGAGTCACAAATGACAAAAATTCACGAGCTTACCAAACAGTAA
- a CDS encoding glutathione S-transferase N-terminal domain-containing protein, whose amino-acid sequence MYQKLELFYYDACPFCQYVLGTINKLNVKVDLCNIQEDQKCYERLVQDTGRRTVPCLYIDNKAMFESSDIMQWLEDNQEKLEKN is encoded by the coding sequence ATGTATCAAAAGTTAGAATTATTTTATTATGATGCCTGTCCATTTTGTCAGTATGTTCTTGGCACAATTAATAAGTTGAATGTAAAAGTTGACCTTTGTAATATTCAAGAAGATCAAAAGTGCTATGAGAGATTAGTTCAAGACACAGGTAGAAGAACAGTTCCATGCTTATACATTGACAATAAAGCTATGTTTGAATCTTCAGATATAATGCAGTGGCTAGAAGATAATCAAGAAAAACTAGAAAAAAATTAG
- a CDS encoding histone protein: protein MVKKKAKATKKKVAKKATKATKKTVAKKAAKKTTKKVAKKATKKVAKKAAKKVAKKAAKKATKKVAKKAAKKATKKVAKKAAKKATKKATKKVAKKAAKKATKKVAKKAAKKATKKVAKKAAKKATKKVTKKAAKKATKKVAKKAAKKATKKVAKKAAKKATKKVAKKAAKKATKKVAKKAAKKATKKVAKKAPVDNSPKKMTKEEAIEKYKREHQLELNEDLKESEETFVKEIEEEKKADQVVVVSDTPDIDLESEKEVKTTNDSNSLDEYNPDDEKDDETGAFGYGWGYNDAFDKPEDEEEEILDEDVLYAKGLDKDEEE from the coding sequence GTGGTAAAAAAGAAAGCTAAAGCAACTAAAAAGAAAGTTGCTAAAAAGGCAACTAAAGCTACTAAGAAGACTGTTGCAAAAAAAGCAGCGAAGAAAACAACTAAGAAAGTAGCAAAGAAAGCGACAAAGAAAGTAGCTAAAAAAGCAGCGAAGAAAGTAGCTAAAAAAGCAGCAAAAAAAGCGACAAAGAAAGTAGCTAAAAAAGCAGCAAAGAAAGCGACAAAGAAAGTAGCTAAAAAAGCAGCAAAGAAAGCGACAAAGAAAGCGACAAAGAAAGTAGCTAAAAAAGCAGCGAAGAAAGCGACGAAGAAAGTAGCTAAAAAAGCAGCGAAGAAAGCGACAAAGAAAGTAGCTAAAAAAGCAGCGAAGAAAGCGACAAAGAAAGTAACTAAAAAAGCAGCAAAGAAAGCGACGAAGAAAGTAGCTAAAAAAGCAGCGAAGAAGGCGACAAAGAAAGTAGCTAAAAAAGCAGCAAAGAAAGCGACAAAGAAAGTAGCTAAAAAAGCAGCGAAGAAGGCGACAAAGAAAGTAGCTAAAAAAGCAGCAAAGAAAGCGACAAAGAAAGTAGCTAAAAAAGCGCCTGTAGATAACTCTCCAAAGAAGATGACTAAAGAAGAGGCCATCGAAAAATATAAAAGAGAGCACCAATTAGAACTTAACGAAGACTTAAAAGAATCTGAAGAAACTTTTGTTAAGGAAATTGAAGAAGAAAAGAAAGCTGATCAAGTTGTTGTCGTAAGCGACACTCCTGATATTGATCTTGAGTCAGAAAAAGAAGTTAAAACAACTAATGATTCAAACTCACTGGACGAATATAATCCAGACGATGAGAAAGACGATGAAACAGGTGCATTTGGTTACGGTTGGGGTTATAACGACGCTTTTGACAAACCTGAAGACGAAGAAGAGGAAATTCTTGATGAAGATGTTCTCTACGCCAAAGGCCTTGATAAAGACGAAGAAGAATAG
- a CDS encoding TadE/TadG family type IV pilus assembly protein, protein MKKVYKDQRGQLSIFLGIIMVIVITMMGFIINVGLFVKAKINLQNAVDAAAWSGAAVQARQMTNIAYLNWEMRNTYKEWMFKYYVIGQLGLGSQLDPAVTASQSNTNFRLVPFPGSNEFDPYNLPSTCMSFGGSKDICKLFSTPGLPRFEAPGLLGIDEQHQSFENVITEIKASNCSKKSIRNFGSAMIWAYGIKKDFFTDTPSAAGHRTGAWIQAIELGLRMRNLEAIVNRPPVDEPICYGASGCTSYGQLAGDNAGGPFGNPYNERPIKAFRSAFRNLSGGANKSGQIRDEFASSFKLTELKPKVFNASANSLSTTLMPPNPVVNLGSSSYVPSQKRYIDLIAYPLNLVTFYTTLVTNNSGEAIKSIVGNTPVEGACGATKTGLPVPGYMFGYVKNPKVLTYYAVKGEADFIGLFYPFSENKGVTLQAYASAKPFGGRIGPMLFGLDSEATYLTPRNEASQNRSLPYVSGLLMPGGPFKAGRPIPNTQDFWVDTATSVIGGSPSSGIDVKFAVPNLLYDFDNYSDLSQHTSSPEGAMQAITESATSLVTNPEELGLFDAKQFTKLASHLQITDPSLITADQIEIAIESARRPTRYEALNYMIPTMENSPTDNPENLSAFPAVVIKTPSSPITGNNFYQLFAPLWGTDTLYPTPDSIISVIQNYLTSSDQAVEKYLDALKSVAEDIAATPSTGTDSYRNAANSIYALDAGLSNFTDCDNLSMATRFNQFFKGGATECGIKPLPEMIRDYISSETALGGNTYRYFYTSSYVKPSNSSSYIAPLSNKDMLSAYSPGPRQGSNDDGDLTHPFDVYSSVYSAKRNYYSTKFIPASSISGSGPGTYLEKAIYSEKSKGQVLNHSDDIASWNVVNELESGQLSDFGTLTH, encoded by the coding sequence ATGAAAAAAGTTTATAAAGACCAAAGAGGTCAGCTCAGTATTTTCCTAGGCATTATCATGGTGATTGTTATCACTATGATGGGCTTTATCATCAATGTAGGCTTATTCGTTAAGGCCAAAATTAACCTGCAAAATGCAGTTGATGCTGCCGCATGGTCTGGTGCTGCTGTTCAAGCACGCCAGATGACTAATATCGCCTACCTTAATTGGGAAATGAGAAATACCTATAAAGAGTGGATGTTCAAATACTACGTTATCGGTCAACTTGGACTTGGTTCTCAGCTAGATCCAGCAGTAACAGCTTCTCAAAGCAATACAAACTTCAGACTGGTTCCCTTCCCAGGCTCTAATGAGTTTGACCCTTATAACCTTCCATCAACTTGTATGTCATTTGGTGGTTCTAAAGATATTTGCAAACTATTCTCTACCCCAGGTCTACCTAGATTTGAAGCCCCTGGTCTTCTTGGTATTGATGAACAACACCAAAGTTTTGAGAACGTTATAACAGAGATAAAAGCATCCAACTGTTCTAAAAAATCTATACGTAACTTTGGTAGTGCCATGATTTGGGCCTATGGGATTAAGAAAGATTTTTTTACTGATACTCCAAGTGCTGCTGGACATAGAACAGGAGCATGGATTCAAGCAATTGAGCTTGGACTTCGAATGAGAAATCTTGAGGCCATAGTAAATAGACCTCCTGTAGATGAACCTATTTGTTACGGAGCAAGTGGTTGTACAAGTTATGGCCAACTAGCTGGAGATAATGCTGGAGGACCTTTTGGAAATCCGTATAATGAAAGACCGATTAAGGCATTTCGTTCAGCATTTAGAAATTTATCTGGTGGTGCAAATAAGTCCGGACAAATTAGAGATGAATTTGCGAGCTCATTTAAACTAACTGAGCTAAAACCGAAAGTTTTTAATGCTAGTGCAAACTCTCTAAGTACTACTCTTATGCCTCCTAACCCTGTGGTAAACTTAGGTTCAAGTTCATATGTTCCATCACAAAAAAGATATATCGACTTGATAGCCTACCCTCTCAATCTTGTAACTTTTTATACTACACTTGTTACTAACAATAGTGGTGAAGCAATTAAGAGTATTGTTGGTAATACTCCTGTTGAAGGTGCTTGTGGAGCAACTAAAACAGGCCTTCCAGTGCCTGGCTATATGTTTGGCTATGTGAAAAATCCAAAGGTCCTTACTTACTACGCAGTAAAAGGTGAAGCAGACTTCATTGGACTCTTCTACCCATTTTCAGAAAATAAAGGTGTAACATTACAGGCCTATGCTTCTGCCAAACCATTTGGAGGAAGAATTGGACCAATGCTCTTTGGTCTTGATTCTGAAGCAACTTATTTAACTCCAAGAAATGAAGCAAGTCAAAATAGAAGTCTTCCTTATGTTTCTGGTCTTCTTATGCCTGGCGGACCATTTAAGGCCGGTAGACCAATTCCAAATACTCAGGACTTTTGGGTAGACACGGCAACTTCAGTTATCGGAGGCTCACCGTCTTCAGGTATTGATGTTAAATTTGCTGTTCCAAATTTGTTATATGACTTTGATAACTACTCTGATTTATCTCAACACACTAGTAGCCCTGAAGGTGCAATGCAGGCCATAACTGAATCAGCAACCTCATTGGTAACGAATCCTGAAGAACTAGGTCTTTTTGATGCTAAACAATTTACAAAGCTAGCCTCTCACCTACAAATTACTGATCCAAGTCTAATTACCGCGGATCAAATTGAGATCGCCATAGAAAGTGCTAGAAGACCAACAAGATATGAAGCTCTAAATTATATGATTCCGACAATGGAAAATAGCCCAACCGATAACCCTGAAAATCTTTCTGCATTTCCGGCAGTTGTAATCAAAACACCTTCAAGTCCAATTACTGGAAATAATTTCTACCAACTCTTTGCTCCACTTTGGGGAACAGATACACTCTACCCTACTCCAGATAGTATCATTAGTGTTATTCAAAACTACTTAACCTCAAGTGATCAGGCTGTTGAAAAGTATCTAGATGCGCTCAAAAGTGTTGCTGAAGATATAGCAGCAACTCCAAGTACTGGAACGGATAGCTACAGAAATGCGGCAAACTCAATCTACGCCCTTGACGCTGGACTTTCAAACTTCACGGACTGTGACAACCTAAGTATGGCCACTAGATTTAACCAATTCTTTAAAGGTGGTGCTACTGAATGTGGAATTAAACCTCTTCCTGAGATGATTAGAGATTACATAAGTTCTGAGACCGCCTTAGGTGGTAACACATACCGTTATTTCTATACTTCCAGCTATGTTAAACCATCAAATAGCTCAAGCTATATAGCTCCACTCTCTAACAAAGATATGCTTTCAGCTTACTCACCTGGACCTAGACAAGGCTCTAACGACGATGGAGATCTAACTCACCCTTTTGACGTTTACTCCAGTGTTTATAGTGCTAAGAGAAATTATTACTCAACTAAATTCATACCTGCGAGCTCAATTTCAGGCTCTGGACCTGGAACATATTTAGAAAAGGCCATTTATTCAGAGAAGTCAAAAGGCCAAGTTTTAAATCATTCTGATGATATTGCTAGCTGGAACGTGGTAAATGAGCTAGAAAGTGGTCAATTAAGTGATTTTGGCACACTTACTCATTAA
- a CDS encoding single-stranded DNA-binding protein, protein MSVNKVIILGRLGSEPELKYTPSGAAVCNFSLATSESWADKSGQKQEKTEWHRIVVWGKLAELCNQYLAKGRQAFIEGSLQTRSWDGQDGQKRYTTEINAKNVQFLGGASTGASNSQSRDNSMNQDMNNNQGGAMNQDYDISTDSNFTSDDIPF, encoded by the coding sequence ATGAGTGTAAATAAAGTAATTATTTTAGGTCGTTTAGGTTCTGAGCCAGAGTTAAAGTACACGCCATCTGGAGCAGCAGTTTGTAACTTTTCTTTAGCAACTTCTGAATCTTGGGCAGACAAGAGTGGTCAAAAGCAAGAAAAGACTGAATGGCACAGAATTGTTGTTTGGGGAAAGCTAGCTGAGCTTTGTAATCAATATCTAGCAAAAGGTCGTCAGGCTTTTATCGAAGGTTCACTTCAAACTAGATCTTGGGACGGACAAGATGGTCAAAAGAGATATACAACTGAAATCAACGCAAAGAATGTTCAATTCTTAGGTGGTGCTTCTACTGGTGCTAGCAACTCTCAATCAAGAGATAATAGCATGAATCAAGATATGAATAATAATCAAGGTGGAGCAATGAACCAAGATTATGATATTTCAACTGATTCTAACTTTACTTCGGATGATATTCCGTTTTAG